The region AAGAACATCTTTATATCCTGCAAATGGATATTCATTATCCTCTTCACACAATTGAACACTTTTATCATAGCCATCTGCCCATAAATCAAAACCCTTATTGTCTAGCATTAAAGAACTCCTCCTTACTAAGTTCATAATCAACAGCAGTTCTCCACATTCCAATTTGGTCTTTCCAACAATCCTTTCTTACTCCAACTTCCCGAGCTCCAATTTTATTTTCATAAACATATTGAGCCCTTTTATTTTCAAGCATTGTATCCCAAACAATTTTCTCTATTGGGAATTTGGAATTTATGACCTCATCTGTAAAAAGGAATTCAAATAGCATTCTGATAATTTTAGGGCCATATCCTCTATTTTGATAACTAAAATCACATATTTTCCATCCAAGATATGCTGCATTATCACCTTTAATTCTATAGCTTAATTCTCCTACAAAGTTGCCATCAATTTCTATAATACAAAGTTGACTTAATTTGCCTTCCCAACTCCTGATATTATTCATAGTCTCTTCTAGTGACTCCCCTAAACCATTAGGGAAACCTGCATGTTCCATAACACTACCATCATTCCACCATTTATTTAATTGAATGGCATCATGGGTAGTAGCACTTCTAATTACAATATTATCCTTTTGAATTCTCATACATTCCTCCATTAAAATTTTTTGAAGGGTTTATATGGCGTGAACCCTCCTTACACGCTTAGCTATCATTTTCATCATAGCAATCACATCCTTTCTTAATTATTTCTATGAAAACGCCTAAAGCGTCGTCAACTTTGGTAATATACTAGATAAATATGAATTTTACTTATATCACTTTCTTCTGCATTTACCATGCTCAAATGTCCTCCAGAAAATATAATTCCTGATCAATCTGTATTTTGCCTATCCTCTAATGAAATATTATCTTCATTATATATCATACACATGTTCACTTTGACTCATTGCTATACCGCTCTTATATACTTATTTGTTTTATATTCCTTGCCTTTGTAACCCGTTCTACAAAACCTACTCAAATATATCAAAATATATTTATACAAATAGATTTTGCTCAAGAAGTATCACCTTCTCGATTTAATTCATCCATATATTAGATTTCTCTAACGTATGGCCAGTAAATAGAATTTTACTTTTTTTAAAATTCCATTTAGCTGTATATGTTGAGTTGTATAAATCCCAATCAACATAGTCCGAACCAGACAATAATTTATCTTTTTTAGCTATATTAACACTACTGTTTATATCTCTTGATAATTTAGTTTTACATTTTTGACATGTAAATTCTCTTATCTGTGGATCTTTCTTTTCTTTATTTCCACATATACAACAATTTTTAGTTGTATCTTTTTCGTCTACTTTTGAATAGTGTTTACCGCTTCTTTCCATTACCCATTTTAGTATGTTTCTAAATTCTCCTATTATTTCTTGATTTAACATGCTTCTATGCATATTATCATAAGTTGCAGTATTAAGAGTAGGAGTATAGTCTCCTATTGCTACATAGTCATAGTTTTTTGCTATCCAATTAGCAATGCTATAACAACTTGACTTTATTTGTTCTCGTCTCTTGTGGTAAGCATTGTCTAATGCATTGTTTAGCTTTGTCCATCTTTTGCTTGGTAGGTAATAGCTTCTCCCTGTTTCTGTTTCTATTAGTTTTGATTTTCTGCTGCATAAATCTCTCTTTGATTTTATTTCATCTATTACCTTGTCCCAATATTTTGTTTGTGGCAGTTTTTCAAATTCATAACTTACTCCAGTATTGTCTATGGCTACAAAGAAGTTTTTATGATTTTGGTCTATTGCTATCCATTTGTTTGTTTCTTTTTTGTCTATGTCTTTTCTTTCTATACAAAATATTGCATAGAATTTGTTGCCTTGTTGTTTGCATAATCTGAAGTTTTTTATTTTGTCTGTGTTTCTTAAATTTAAATTTTCTTTTAGTTTTCCTATTACTTTTATTCTTTTATTTTCTTTATTTATTCCTAAGGATATTTGTAAATTTTTGTTTTCTATTAGTTTAAAGCCTTTGTTTGGTTCATCATAATATAGTGAAAACCAATGTTTTTTCCATGATTTGAATTTAGGATATCCTGTTTCATTGTTGAAAAATTTTTTGTATGTTTCTTTCAGTCTTATTGCTGTGTTTTTGAGTGGTGATGAATGTACTGTATTCAAAAAAATAAACTCTTGTTTTAGTATTGGAACTTGATTTCTTAAGTTCCTTCCTGTCAAGAGTTTTTTGTCATTATTATTTTCTTTATAATCTTTTATTGTCATTTCCAAAAGATAATTGTATAGCCAATTACATATTTTAGATTGTCCATCTAGAATTAACTCATCTTCTTTTGTAAAGATAACTTCTATTTTTCTATTGAATATCATTACATTCATTCACCG is a window of Anaerosalibacter sp. Marseille-P3206 DNA encoding:
- a CDS encoding GNAT family N-acetyltransferase, whose product is MRIQKDNIVIRSATTHDAIQLNKWWNDGSVMEHAGFPNGLGESLEETMNNIRSWEGKLSQLCIIEIDGNFVGELSYRIKGDNAAYLGWKICDFSYQNRGYGPKIIRMLFEFLFTDEVINSKFPIEKIVWDTMLENKRAQYVYENKIGAREVGVRKDCWKDQIGMWRTAVDYELSKEEFFNARQ
- a CDS encoding RNA-guided endonuclease InsQ/TnpB family protein, giving the protein MNVMIFNRKIEVIFTKEDELILDGQSKICNWLYNYLLEMTIKDYKENNNDKKLLTGRNLRNQVPILKQEFIFLNTVHSSPLKNTAIRLKETYKKFFNNETGYPKFKSWKKHWFSLYYDEPNKGFKLIENKNLQISLGINKENKRIKVIGKLKENLNLRNTDKIKNFRLCKQQGNKFYAIFCIERKDIDKKETNKWIAIDQNHKNFFVAIDNTGVSYEFEKLPQTKYWDKVIDEIKSKRDLCSRKSKLIETETGRSYYLPSKRWTKLNNALDNAYHKRREQIKSSCYSIANWIAKNYDYVAIGDYTPTLNTATYDNMHRSMLNQEIIGEFRNILKWVMERSGKHYSKVDEKDTTKNCCICGNKEKKDPQIREFTCQKCKTKLSRDINSSVNIAKKDKLLSGSDYVDWDLYNSTYTAKWNFKKSKILFTGHTLEKSNIWMN